The following are encoded together in the Pectobacterium wasabiae CFBP 3304 genome:
- the guaA gene encoding glutamine-hydrolyzing GMP synthase: MTENIHQHRILILDFGSQYTQLVARRVRELGVYCELWAWDVTEAQIRGFNPNGIILSGGPESTTEFGSPRAPEYVFNAGVPVLGVCYGMQTMAMQLGGHVEGSNEREFGYAQVEVKTDSALVRDIQDALSAAGAPLLDVWMSHGDKVTAIPEGFETVASTDTCPFAIMANEEKRFYGVQFHPEVTHTRQGQRMLERFVRDICQCEALWTPAKIIDDAVNRIREQVGNDHVILGLSGGVDSSVTAMLLHRAIGDRLTCVFVDNGLLRLNEADQVLEMFGDHFGLNIVHVAAEDRFLNELAGENEPEAKRKIIGRVFVEVFDEEANKQTDVKWLAQGTIYPDVIESAASATGKAHVIKSHHNVGGLPKEMKLGLVEPLKELFKDEVRKIGLELGLPYNMLYRHPFPGPGLGVRVLGEVKKEYCDLLRRADAIFIEELHKADLYNKVSQAFTVFLPVRSVGVMGDGRKYDWVVSLRAVETIDFMTAHWAHLPYDFLGRVSNRIINEVDGISRVVYDVSGKPPATIEWE, from the coding sequence ATGACTGAAAACATTCATCAACACCGCATTCTTATTCTGGATTTCGGTTCGCAGTACACGCAACTTGTCGCACGTCGCGTGCGCGAACTGGGCGTTTACTGTGAACTGTGGGCATGGGATGTCACGGAAGCGCAGATTCGCGGCTTTAATCCGAACGGGATCATCCTGTCCGGTGGCCCGGAAAGCACCACCGAGTTTGGCAGCCCACGCGCGCCAGAATACGTTTTCAACGCTGGCGTGCCGGTATTAGGCGTGTGCTATGGCATGCAGACGATGGCGATGCAGTTGGGTGGCCACGTCGAAGGTTCCAACGAGCGTGAGTTTGGTTATGCGCAGGTAGAAGTTAAGACGGATAGCGCTTTGGTGCGTGATATTCAGGATGCGTTGAGCGCCGCGGGCGCACCGCTGCTGGATGTCTGGATGAGCCACGGCGACAAAGTGACGGCGATCCCGGAAGGGTTTGAGACCGTTGCCAGCACCGATACCTGTCCGTTCGCTATCATGGCTAACGAAGAGAAACGTTTTTACGGTGTGCAGTTCCACCCGGAAGTGACGCACACCCGTCAAGGCCAGCGCATGCTGGAGCGTTTTGTGCGCGATATCTGCCAGTGTGAAGCGCTGTGGACACCGGCCAAGATTATCGACGATGCGGTGAATCGTATTCGTGAGCAGGTGGGTAACGACCACGTGATTTTGGGTCTGTCTGGCGGCGTGGATTCTTCTGTGACCGCGATGCTGCTGCACCGTGCGATTGGTGACCGTCTGACCTGCGTGTTTGTCGATAACGGCCTGCTGCGCTTGAATGAAGCCGATCAAGTTCTGGAAATGTTCGGCGATCATTTCGGCCTGAACATTGTTCATGTGGCGGCGGAAGATCGCTTCCTGAACGAGTTGGCGGGTGAGAATGAGCCAGAAGCCAAGCGTAAAATCATCGGTCGCGTGTTTGTTGAAGTGTTCGATGAAGAAGCCAACAAGCAAACCGACGTGAAATGGCTGGCGCAAGGCACCATCTACCCAGATGTGATCGAATCTGCGGCGTCTGCTACTGGTAAAGCGCATGTGATCAAGTCTCACCACAACGTGGGTGGCTTGCCGAAAGAGATGAAGCTGGGTCTGGTTGAGCCGCTGAAAGAGCTGTTCAAAGACGAAGTGCGCAAGATCGGTCTGGAATTGGGTCTACCGTATAATATGCTGTACCGCCATCCGTTCCCAGGTCCAGGCTTGGGCGTGCGCGTGCTGGGTGAAGTGAAGAAAGAATACTGTGACCTGCTGCGTCGTGCGGATGCGATCTTCATCGAAGAACTGCACAAAGCCGACCTGTACAACAAAGTTAGTCAGGCATTCACCGTCTTCCTGCCAGTACGTTCCGTGGGCGTGATGGGTGATGGTCGTAAATACGATTGGGTTGTCTCACTGCGCGCAGTCGAAACCATCGACTTTATGACCGCGCACTGGGCACACCTGCCATACGATTTCCTCGGCCGCGTCTCCAACCGCATCATCAACGAAGTCGACGGTATCTCCCGTGTCGTTTATGACGTATCGGGCAAGCCACCAGCAACGATCGAGTGGGAATAA
- a CDS encoding zinc ribbon domain-containing protein yields MDAICPHCHSVMDWQTGNTFQCVACQQHYQRKAACPECNHSLQELKACGAVDYFCQQHGMVSKRRIVFSYVPAD; encoded by the coding sequence ATGGATGCAATCTGTCCACACTGCCATAGCGTGATGGACTGGCAAACCGGCAACACATTTCAGTGTGTCGCCTGCCAGCAGCATTATCAGCGTAAGGCGGCGTGCCCTGAATGTAACCACTCACTTCAGGAACTGAAAGCCTGTGGCGCGGTGGATTACTTTTGTCAGCAACACGGGATGGTTTCCAAACGGCGGATCGTGTTCAGCTACGTACCCGCCGATTAA
- a CDS encoding helix-turn-helix domain-containing protein, which produces MNHTDWHPADIIAGLRKKGATLAAVSRAAGLASSTLANALTRHWPKGKRLIAEALNKYPEEIWPSRYQNTERVQGGAGKTK; this is translated from the coding sequence ATGAATCACACTGATTGGCATCCGGCTGATATCATCGCAGGGTTACGGAAGAAAGGGGCAACGCTAGCGGCAGTTTCCAGAGCGGCGGGGCTGGCGTCATCTACGCTGGCAAACGCGCTGACGCGGCATTGGCCGAAAGGCAAGCGTCTGATCGCCGAGGCGCTAAATAAATATCCCGAAGAGATATGGCCGTCGCGTTATCAAAACACTGAGCGTGTGCAGGGCGGGGCAGGGAAGACAAAGTGA
- the xseA gene encoding exodeoxyribonuclease VII large subunit encodes MSQFPSSAIFTVSRLNQTVRQLLEMEMGQIWLSGEISNLSQPSSGHWYFTLKDERAQVRCAMFRTSNRKVTFRPQNGQQVLIRASITLYEPRGDYQLLAESMQPAGDGLLQQQFEQLKQRLAAEGLFDQQFKQVLPSPAKQVGVITSTSGAALHDILQVLQRRDPSLPVIVYPTSVQGAEAPLQIVRAIELANLRDECDVLIVGRGGGSLEDLWSFNDERVARAIFASRIPIVSAVGHETDVTIADFVGDLRAPTPSAAAELVSRNQLELLRQVQSQRQRLEMAMDYYLAQRNREFTRLHHRLQQQHPQLRLARQQAQLVKLRQRLDDAIQQQLRQTSRRSERLQQRLMQQQPQTRIHRAQQRLQQLSYQMQSAVDRQLNQNKQKLGVACSRLEGVSPLATLARGYNVTTAPDGKVLKNVAQIIPGETLKTRLQDGWVESQVTTLVPNPNSVKKRRKPSSQQPK; translated from the coding sequence ATGTCTCAATTTCCCTCCTCTGCAATTTTTACCGTTAGCCGCCTTAATCAGACGGTCAGACAACTGTTGGAAATGGAAATGGGCCAGATTTGGCTCTCCGGCGAAATCTCCAACCTTTCTCAGCCCTCATCCGGCCATTGGTATTTCACGCTGAAAGACGAGCGTGCACAGGTGCGCTGCGCGATGTTCCGCACCAGCAACCGTAAAGTGACGTTCCGACCGCAAAACGGTCAGCAGGTGCTTATTCGTGCGAGCATTACGCTGTATGAACCCCGTGGCGACTATCAGCTACTGGCGGAAAGCATGCAGCCTGCTGGCGACGGCCTGTTACAGCAACAGTTTGAACAGCTTAAGCAGCGTCTCGCCGCCGAAGGGCTGTTCGACCAACAGTTTAAGCAAGTGCTCCCTTCTCCCGCCAAACAGGTCGGTGTGATTACGTCAACCAGCGGTGCTGCCCTGCACGATATTTTGCAGGTGTTACAGCGCCGCGATCCGTCACTGCCGGTTATCGTGTATCCCACGTCGGTGCAAGGTGCGGAAGCGCCGCTACAGATTGTCCGCGCCATCGAACTGGCTAACCTGAGAGATGAGTGTGACGTATTAATTGTTGGGCGCGGCGGCGGTTCGCTGGAAGATCTCTGGAGCTTTAACGACGAACGCGTAGCTCGCGCCATCTTCGCCAGTCGCATTCCGATCGTCAGCGCCGTCGGCCATGAAACCGATGTCACCATTGCCGATTTCGTCGGTGACCTGCGCGCACCTACGCCGTCCGCCGCTGCCGAGTTAGTAAGTCGTAACCAACTTGAGCTGTTGCGCCAAGTCCAGTCCCAGCGTCAACGTCTGGAAATGGCGATGGACTACTACCTTGCCCAGCGCAATCGAGAGTTTACCCGCCTGCACCATCGCTTACAGCAGCAGCATCCGCAACTGCGGCTGGCACGTCAGCAGGCTCAGTTGGTCAAATTGCGCCAGCGGCTGGATGACGCTATACAGCAGCAGCTTCGGCAGACTTCGCGCCGAAGTGAACGCTTACAACAGCGCCTGATGCAACAGCAGCCGCAGACCCGAATTCATCGTGCACAACAGCGTTTACAGCAACTTAGCTATCAGATGCAGAGCGCGGTCGATCGTCAGTTGAATCAAAATAAGCAAAAACTGGGCGTCGCCTGTTCGCGACTGGAGGGCGTTAGCCCGCTGGCAACACTGGCACGCGGTTATAACGTCACCACGGCACCGGACGGTAAGGTGCTGAAAAATGTCGCGCAAATTATCCCCGGTGAAACACTGAAAACCCGTTTGCAGGATGGCTGGGTGGAAAGTCAGGTCACGACGCTGGTTCCAAATCCAAATTCCGTGAAAAAGCGGCGAAAACCCTCATCCCAGCAGCCAAAATAA
- a CDS encoding type II toxin-antitoxin system RelE/ParE family toxin — MLYTVKRYQSSDGKVPYTEWIQKLRKKDPRAASKVDIRIDRAEKGNFGDHKFEIDGVWELRVDYGPGYRVYYAIEGDKMILLFTGGDKSSQSKDLDKAVQYWRDYQKR, encoded by the coding sequence ATCTTGTATACAGTAAAACGTTACCAAAGCAGCGACGGTAAAGTCCCTTACACTGAATGGATACAGAAACTACGCAAGAAAGATCCTCGCGCTGCTTCAAAAGTAGATATCCGAATAGACCGTGCAGAAAAGGGAAATTTCGGCGACCATAAGTTTGAAATAGACGGAGTCTGGGAGCTCAGGGTTGATTATGGTCCAGGCTATCGAGTGTATTACGCGATAGAAGGCGATAAGATGATCTTGCTCTTCACTGGTGGCGATAAATCAAGCCAAAGCAAAGATTTAGATAAAGCGGTGCAATACTGGCGGGATTATCAAAAGAGGTAA
- a CDS encoding aldo/keto reductase family oxidoreductase yields the protein MNTSHLGGTFTPIGTSLNLKRMGYGTMQLPGPHVWGPPRDKDAAMAVLREVIALGANHIDTAEFYGPGVSNQLIREALSPYSGDMTIVTKVGFVRGDNASWVPDHTPGGIERAVHENLTSLGLETLDVVNLRLGDAHGPDDRSVAESLEVLVQLQRQGLICHIGLSNVSSTQFAEAKSITTIVCVQNQYNLVKRGDDEFIDTLAAQGVAYVPFFPLGGFSPLQSSILSQVANEVGATPKQVALAWLLQRSPNILVIAGTSSTTHLRENFAAADLVLSDEQITKLNSISRQVD from the coding sequence ATGAATACCTCGCACCTTGGTGGCACATTTACCCCGATCGGTACATCGTTGAACCTGAAACGCATGGGCTATGGCACCATGCAATTGCCCGGCCCGCACGTCTGGGGTCCACCGCGTGACAAAGATGCTGCTATGGCAGTACTACGCGAAGTGATAGCTCTGGGAGCCAATCACATCGACACAGCCGAATTCTATGGCCCGGGCGTATCCAACCAGCTAATCCGCGAAGCGTTATCACCCTATTCGGGTGACATGACGATCGTTACCAAAGTCGGTTTCGTGCGTGGTGACAATGCATCTTGGGTACCCGATCATACGCCGGGTGGGATCGAGCGGGCTGTGCATGAAAACCTCACAAGCCTCGGACTAGAAACGCTTGATGTTGTCAATCTGCGGCTGGGCGACGCGCACGGACCGGACGATCGCTCGGTAGCCGAATCGTTGGAGGTACTTGTTCAACTCCAGCGGCAAGGTCTGATTTGTCACATTGGCTTGAGTAATGTCTCATCCACGCAATTTGCCGAAGCTAAGTCGATAACGACAATCGTGTGCGTCCAGAACCAGTATAATTTGGTCAAACGTGGCGATGATGAATTCATCGATACTCTGGCGGCACAAGGGGTAGCTTACGTTCCCTTCTTCCCGCTGGGCGGATTTTCACCTCTGCAATCATCGATCCTCTCGCAAGTGGCTAACGAGGTCGGAGCGACGCCAAAGCAGGTTGCATTAGCATGGCTGCTACAGCGATCTCCTAATATTCTTGTCATCGCAGGAACGTCATCTACGACGCATCTCAGAGAGAATTTCGCCGCAGCAGATCTCGTATTGTCAGACGAGCAAATCACAAAGCTTAATAGTATTTCGCGACAGGTTGATTAA
- a CDS encoding protealysin inhibitor emfourin codes for MRTQPELNNDAIIELAREGGFAWIPKLAEPRRFALASVTPSERERICNALRDAFPQAHEPGKPDGPGRGDQFYYRIHISYNRPQQNQYADVILLIPEDRAPPELTELWRNGIQE; via the coding sequence ATGAGGACACAGCCAGAGCTCAACAACGATGCCATCATTGAACTGGCGCGTGAAGGCGGATTTGCCTGGATACCCAAGCTGGCGGAGCCGCGACGCTTCGCGCTCGCCAGCGTGACACCATCCGAACGGGAGCGCATTTGTAATGCGCTCCGTGATGCCTTTCCCCAAGCTCATGAACCTGGCAAACCAGATGGCCCGGGACGCGGCGACCAGTTCTATTACCGCATCCACATCAGCTACAATCGCCCGCAGCAGAATCAATATGCCGATGTCATCCTGCTGATCCCCGAAGACCGCGCACCGCCGGAACTGACCGAACTGTGGCGCAACGGCATACAGGAGTAA
- a CDS encoding M4 family metallopeptidase: protein MKSRPICSVIPPYILHRIIANGTDEQRQCAQQTLMHVQSLMVSHNPRPEPHEKLPVGQVNRRILDAEQQQQLPGKLVRAEGQSSNGDIAVDEAYDYLGVTYDFFWKIFQRNSLDAEGLTLAGTVHYGQDYQNAFWNGQQMVFGDGDGKIFNRFTIALDVVAHELAHGITEHEAGLIYFRQSGALNESLSDVFGSMVKQYHLGQTAEQADWFIGAELLADGIHGMGLRSMSHPGTAYDDELLGTDPQPSHMNEYVNTREDNGGVHLNSGIPNRAFYLTAIALGGHSWEKAGRIWYDTLCDNALPQNADFEIFARHTIQHAAKRFNHTVADIVQQAWETVGVEVRQEFL, encoded by the coding sequence ATGAAGTCCAGACCGATTTGTAGCGTGATCCCCCCTTATATTCTGCATCGTATTATCGCAAACGGAACCGATGAGCAGCGCCAATGTGCGCAACAAACGCTCATGCACGTCCAGTCATTAATGGTCAGCCACAACCCGCGCCCAGAACCCCATGAAAAATTGCCCGTCGGGCAGGTAAATCGCCGTATCCTTGATGCCGAACAGCAGCAACAGTTGCCTGGCAAACTGGTACGCGCTGAAGGCCAATCCAGCAACGGTGATATCGCTGTGGATGAGGCCTATGACTATCTAGGCGTAACCTATGATTTTTTCTGGAAGATTTTCCAACGTAATTCGCTGGATGCTGAAGGGCTGACACTGGCTGGCACCGTGCATTATGGTCAGGATTACCAGAATGCCTTCTGGAACGGGCAGCAGATGGTATTCGGGGATGGTGACGGCAAAATATTCAATCGCTTCACGATCGCGCTTGATGTAGTTGCGCATGAACTCGCTCACGGTATCACCGAACATGAAGCGGGGCTGATTTATTTCCGCCAGTCCGGCGCGCTCAATGAATCGCTATCCGACGTCTTTGGTTCCATGGTCAAACAGTATCATTTAGGGCAAACCGCCGAGCAGGCCGACTGGTTTATCGGTGCCGAACTTCTGGCAGACGGTATCCATGGTATGGGGCTGCGTTCGATGTCTCATCCGGGCACTGCGTATGATGATGAGTTATTGGGTACCGATCCCCAGCCCTCTCACATGAACGAATATGTCAACACGCGTGAAGATAACGGCGGTGTACACCTGAACTCAGGTATTCCCAACCGGGCATTCTATCTGACAGCTATCGCGCTGGGCGGTCATTCCTGGGAAAAAGCGGGTCGCATCTGGTACGACACACTGTGTGACAACGCATTGCCGCAAAATGCGGATTTCGAGATTTTCGCGCGCCACACCATTCAACATGCCGCTAAGCGTTTTAACCACACCGTTGCCGACATTGTTCAGCAGGCATGGGAAACCGTGGGTGTGGAGGTACGCCAGGAATTCTTATGA
- a CDS encoding NADP-dependent oxidoreductase — protein MRAIRIHNFTEAPCREDISIPDVGQNDVLVRVEATALNPLDALVASGVARQFFDITMPITLGTDFAGTIERVGAGVTQWNAGDRVIAWVDAGSGGGLADFAVAPAHACVQLPESLSATQGCAIPTAGITAWHALFSCGRLKPHETVLIHAAAGGVGCFAVQFARMAGARVIATASGSGLTLALGLGADEVVDYRSQDFTRLAADVDMVLDLVGGETQSRSYKVLRAGGRLISTVMPPDEEEARAHGVTASIFYAKPFADRLGDLVATIASRNVKVIIDRTVPLNRFDEAWDYQIYGHARGKIVVLSQ, from the coding sequence ATGAGAGCCATACGCATTCACAATTTCACAGAAGCACCATGTAGGGAGGATATCTCCATACCTGATGTCGGCCAAAATGATGTGCTCGTGCGCGTGGAGGCAACTGCACTCAATCCTCTTGATGCGCTCGTGGCATCGGGGGTGGCTCGCCAGTTCTTCGACATCACTATGCCTATCACGCTAGGCACAGATTTCGCAGGGACGATTGAGCGTGTTGGTGCAGGAGTTACACAATGGAACGCTGGCGACAGAGTAATTGCCTGGGTTGATGCCGGGTCAGGAGGTGGCCTTGCTGATTTTGCGGTTGCCCCCGCCCACGCCTGCGTGCAATTACCTGAAAGCCTTTCGGCTACGCAGGGCTGCGCGATTCCGACTGCCGGGATCACCGCATGGCACGCGCTATTTTCCTGCGGCAGATTGAAACCCCACGAGACAGTACTGATCCATGCTGCTGCTGGGGGCGTTGGCTGTTTTGCTGTCCAGTTCGCCCGCATGGCAGGCGCACGCGTAATCGCAACTGCGTCTGGCAGTGGTCTTACCCTTGCACTAGGTCTGGGAGCTGATGAGGTCGTTGATTATCGTTCACAGGATTTCACTAGACTGGCTGCTGATGTCGATATGGTTCTCGACCTCGTCGGTGGAGAGACACAAAGCCGATCCTACAAAGTCCTCCGCGCGGGTGGACGCCTCATTTCTACTGTCATGCCACCCGACGAAGAAGAAGCACGAGCACATGGAGTAACGGCCAGCATCTTCTATGCCAAGCCCTTTGCCGATCGTCTCGGCGATCTCGTCGCAACGATCGCCAGTCGAAATGTAAAGGTGATCATTGATCGCACAGTTCCTTTAAATCGCTTTGACGAAGCGTGGGACTACCAAATCTACGGTCATGCACGCGGTAAGATCGTCGTACTTTCACAATAA
- the guaB gene encoding IMP dehydrogenase, with amino-acid sequence MLRIAKEALTFDDVLLVPAHSTVLPNTADLSTQLTKNIRLNIPMLSAAMDTVTESGLAIALAQEGGLGFIHKNMSIERQAEEVSRVKKHESGVVVDPQTVTPETTLREMKELTERNGFAGYPVVAKDNELVGIITGRDVRFVTDLEKPVSAFMTPKERLVTVKEGEARDVVLQKMHEKRVEKALVIDDQFHLIGMITVKDFQKAERKPNACKDEHGRLRVGAAVGAGAGNEERVDALVAAGVDVLLIDSSHGHSEGVLQRIRETRAKYPNLEIIGGNVATGSGAKALVEAGVSAVKVGIGPGSICTTRIVTGVGVPQITAISDAVEALEGTGIPVIADGGIRFSGDIAKAIAAGAACVMVGSMLAGTEESPGEIELYQGRSFKSYRGMGSLGAMSKGSSDRYFQTDNAADKLVPEGIEGRVAYKGRLKEIVHQQMGGLRSCMGLTGCATIDALRTQAEFVRISGAGIQESHVHDVTITKESPNYRMGS; translated from the coding sequence ATGCTACGTATCGCTAAAGAAGCACTGACGTTTGACGACGTCCTCCTGGTTCCTGCTCATTCTACCGTTCTGCCTAACACTGCCGATCTGTCCACGCAGTTGACGAAAAACATTCGCCTGAATATCCCTATGCTGTCCGCAGCGATGGATACCGTTACCGAATCCGGTCTAGCCATTGCGCTGGCGCAGGAAGGCGGTCTGGGCTTTATTCACAAAAATATGTCGATTGAGCGTCAGGCTGAAGAAGTTAGCCGCGTGAAAAAACATGAAAGCGGCGTTGTGGTCGATCCACAAACCGTCACGCCAGAAACGACGCTGCGTGAAATGAAAGAACTGACCGAGCGTAACGGCTTTGCAGGTTACCCTGTCGTAGCAAAAGACAACGAACTGGTCGGTATCATTACTGGTCGTGACGTGCGTTTTGTTACCGATCTGGAAAAACCGGTTAGCGCGTTCATGACGCCGAAAGAGCGTCTGGTCACCGTTAAAGAAGGCGAAGCGCGTGATGTCGTGCTGCAAAAGATGCACGAAAAACGCGTTGAAAAAGCGCTGGTGATTGACGACCAATTCCACCTGATCGGTATGATCACGGTAAAAGATTTCCAGAAAGCAGAACGTAAACCGAACGCCTGTAAAGATGAACACGGTCGTTTGCGTGTAGGCGCGGCTGTTGGCGCTGGTGCTGGTAACGAAGAGCGTGTTGATGCACTGGTTGCCGCGGGCGTTGACGTACTGCTGATCGACTCCTCACACGGCCATTCCGAAGGTGTATTGCAGCGTATTCGTGAAACACGTGCTAAATACCCAAACCTCGAAATCATCGGCGGTAACGTTGCAACGGGCTCCGGTGCGAAAGCGCTGGTTGAAGCTGGTGTTAGCGCAGTGAAAGTCGGTATCGGCCCTGGTTCTATCTGTACCACCCGTATCGTTACTGGCGTGGGTGTACCACAGATTACTGCGATCTCCGATGCGGTTGAAGCGCTGGAAGGTACCGGCATTCCGGTCATCGCCGATGGCGGTATCCGTTTCTCTGGTGACATCGCTAAAGCTATTGCAGCCGGTGCAGCCTGTGTCATGGTCGGCTCTATGCTGGCAGGTACGGAAGAATCCCCGGGTGAAATCGAACTGTATCAGGGGCGTTCATTCAAATCTTATCGTGGTATGGGTTCATTGGGCGCGATGTCTAAAGGCTCATCAGACCGTTACTTCCAGACCGATAACGCGGCTGACAAACTGGTGCCGGAAGGTATCGAAGGCCGCGTAGCCTATAAAGGTCGCCTGAAAGAGATCGTTCACCAGCAGATGGGGGGCTTGCGCTCCTGCATGGGCCTGACTGGTTGTGCCACCATTGACGCGCTGCGTACTCAGGCTGAGTTTGTGCGCATCAGCGGCGCGGGTATTCAGGAAAGCCACGTTCACGACGTTACCATTACTAAAGAGTCACCAAACTACCGTATGGGTTCATAA
- a CDS encoding TetR/AcrR family transcriptional regulator, which produces MEHELKRKDGVREKKRREMYHRITEVGLKLFAENGYEATTLDAIAEASGIARRTFFNYFGSKEEIILAWQNALPGELHAEILKQGVAASPIETIQAALVTQTVNMRPDVAVLIGRIVQSTEQLQLGNQAKFLRMEQAAYEALCEQWPDIASRLGLRLAAMIGVGAMRLSIDAWVTEGCQRPLVEHLEENFGCLKTKLGAC; this is translated from the coding sequence ATGGAACATGAGTTGAAACGCAAAGACGGCGTTCGCGAAAAGAAGCGCCGCGAGATGTACCACCGCATCACTGAAGTAGGCCTGAAGTTGTTCGCAGAGAACGGCTATGAAGCCACGACGCTCGATGCGATTGCTGAAGCATCGGGCATCGCCCGAAGAACCTTCTTTAACTACTTTGGCTCTAAGGAAGAAATCATCTTGGCTTGGCAAAATGCGCTGCCGGGTGAGTTACATGCGGAGATACTGAAGCAGGGTGTGGCAGCATCGCCAATCGAGACCATTCAAGCGGCGCTGGTTACTCAGACGGTAAATATGCGCCCGGATGTCGCGGTATTGATTGGCAGAATTGTGCAGTCAACTGAACAGCTCCAATTGGGCAATCAGGCTAAATTCCTGCGAATGGAGCAAGCAGCCTACGAGGCTCTGTGCGAGCAGTGGCCAGATATTGCCAGCCGACTCGGCTTGCGCCTTGCAGCCATGATTGGTGTCGGGGCAATGCGGCTTTCGATCGACGCATGGGTTACTGAAGGGTGTCAAAGACCACTAGTAGAGCACCTTGAGGAGAATTTTGGTTGTCTTAAAACCAAACTGGGTGCTTGCTAA
- a CDS encoding helix-turn-helix domain-containing protein codes for MPTLAAVSRSAGLASSTLANALTRHWPKGERLIAEAMGKRPEEIWPSRY; via the coding sequence ATGCCGACGCTCGCGGCGGTTTCCAGATCGGCAGGACTGGCGTCATCCACGCTGGCGAATGCGCTCACCAGACACTGGCCGAAAGGAGAACGGCTGATTGCCGAAGCGATGGGGAAAAGGCCCGAAGAGATTTGGCCATCGCGTTATTAA
- a CDS encoding PA4780 family RIO1-like protein kinase: MKIPNRLQPLVDDGLIDDVLQRLKSGKEADVYTVLCGDKIQCAKVYKEAMQRSFKQAVQYQEGRKVRNTRNARAMQKSSKFGRKQQEESWQTAEVEALFRLANAGVRVPQPYICIDGVLLMELVTDVEGAVAPRLSDVILTEESAVADFNTMIRNIVRMLCAGIVHGDLSEFNVLLDAQGPVIIDLPQAVDAAANNHAESMFTRDVNNITAYYGQFAPQLLQTRYAQEIWMLYEDGKLTPETVLTGLFVEATHEVDMGSLIDEIIAAEDEFYERQRARKERDDE; encoded by the coding sequence ATGAAAATCCCAAATAGGCTCCAACCTCTGGTCGATGATGGCCTGATAGACGATGTGCTCCAACGCTTGAAAAGCGGCAAGGAAGCGGACGTTTACACTGTTTTATGTGGTGACAAAATTCAGTGTGCCAAAGTTTACAAAGAAGCAATGCAACGTAGCTTTAAGCAGGCAGTACAGTATCAGGAAGGGCGCAAAGTCCGTAATACGCGTAACGCCCGTGCAATGCAAAAAAGCTCAAAATTCGGGCGCAAGCAACAAGAAGAATCCTGGCAAACGGCGGAAGTTGAAGCATTGTTCCGTCTTGCTAATGCTGGCGTTCGCGTACCGCAACCCTATATTTGCATTGACGGTGTGTTATTGATGGAGTTGGTCACGGATGTTGAAGGCGCTGTTGCTCCACGCCTTAGCGATGTGATTCTTACGGAAGAGAGTGCCGTTGCTGATTTTAATACGATGATCCGCAATATCGTGCGCATGTTGTGTGCCGGTATTGTACACGGTGATTTATCGGAGTTTAATGTACTGCTCGATGCGCAAGGACCGGTAATTATCGATTTGCCACAAGCTGTGGACGCCGCCGCCAACAACCATGCTGAATCCATGTTTACACGTGATGTTAATAACATCACCGCTTACTACGGTCAGTTCGCGCCACAATTATTGCAAACACGGTATGCGCAAGAAATCTGGATGTTATATGAAGACGGAAAATTAACACCAGAAACAGTGCTAACCGGTCTGTTCGTCGAAGCGACGCATGAAGTGGATATGGGTTCACTGATTGATGAAATCATTGCCGCTGAAGATGAATTCTACGAACGTCAGCGGGCAAGAAAAGAACGCGACGATGAATAA
- a CDS encoding addiction module antidote protein — MAIITQSTKFEKTISHNDTMVAELRENPEYAEIYLQTALEDIYEEGGIAAFLTALRRVVEARGGVGEIAKKSGLSRQQLYRTLSENGNPTLTTLTEITRAAGVRLIPNAHNN, encoded by the coding sequence ATGGCAATCATCACCCAATCCACTAAATTCGAAAAAACCATTAGCCACAATGATACAATGGTTGCGGAACTACGAGAAAATCCTGAATACGCAGAAATATACCTCCAGACAGCACTAGAGGACATTTATGAGGAAGGTGGCATCGCTGCATTCCTAACAGCATTACGCCGTGTCGTTGAAGCGCGTGGCGGAGTGGGTGAAATAGCCAAAAAATCGGGACTGTCCCGCCAGCAACTGTACAGAACACTGTCTGAGAATGGCAATCCAACGCTAACAACACTCACAGAAATCACCAGAGCCGCAGGCGTTCGGCTTATTCCCAATGCTCATAATAATTAA